The Verrucomicrobiota bacterium sequence TCGTGGCTCATACCAAACAATGAAGTCATCTGGCAGTTGGATGCTCAAAACCCTAAAGAGCTGCTGCTCTCCCTGACTCGCTTTAGATGACGGGGTGGCAGGAATCATTAGAGCCATGGTTATACACCAGCTAAACCATATCTTTGAGCAGTTTTTCTAGGGTACTAGGAAGTAGTATTCCTGGAACAAGAGCCTAATCCAGAATTCCTGTAAGTTGTTCACAGAAATTCTGGATTAATAAACCGCTCTCAAGTATTCCCTTTGCCCAAATGCTTTATAACTGGCCTGTAATCGCGCACTAGATAAAACTAATATCTCGATAGAAGATAAATCTGGCAATAAGCGTTGAGCTAAATTTAGACTCACACTTTACTCTTGACAATCACGGTTAGGATCTAAGGAAAATTTAGGTGGAAGCTTTGTCCTACAAAGCTTAGCCTGCTTAAGCTGTTCTGGATTCAATAGTTTTGCTTTTTGAAGATTAGCTCCCGTCAGATCAGCATCTTGAAGATTGGCTCCATCCATAATGGCTCCATCCATAATAACTCCTTGAAGATTGGCCTCTACTAAGTAAGCCTCGTGAAGATTGATTCCCCAAAGAGAAGCATTCTTGAGATTTGCCTCTCGCAAGTCAGCGTTTTGGAGATTAGCCTCTGCCAAATCAACTCCTTGAAGGTTAGCTCTCCAAAGATAAGCTTCTGGCAATTGAACTTCGTTCAAAAGAACTCTTCTAATGTCATCATTAGATTCTATTTCACTAAAAACACTGTTCTGAATATCTAGCTCAGACATATCCATAGGATCTACAGAAAGGTCAATACCCGCTAAACTTTCACGTTTCCAAGTACATATCCAAAGACAAATAGCTCGTCGTCGCCAGTTAGCTCCAGAATATTTATATTTGCTATTTCGAGGAGAAGCATTGAGAAACTCTAAAGCATCTATCCGCCCTGCATCGCCAGGTTGTCCATGAGCATTAGAGATAGTTTGCCAAGCAGTAAGTACTTCTGTGTCACGTCGCTGCTTCTCTGAAGCGATATACATGCCAACTGCAATAATGAGCCCAATATTTCCAACTAAACTTAAAAGTTCTAAAAGAGCTAAATTATTAGCCCACATCAACATTGGTTCTAGTATCTTTTTTTCTAATTTTATAAGAGGTTGATTACCAGCAAAGAGTATCCTTTTTATAAAACTCTTAGAAATTTCTTCAGCTATCTTCCAATCACTATTCGCATCTCCTGGACGCTCTAGTAATAGACGGTTTTGATAAAGCCCATACGATATTTTCTCAATAGAATTATGATGCCTTTCGTTACAGTTTTTTCTATGTTTTAGTCTTCGTCTCCAATTCAAGAACATCATTAGTGAACAACTCAATCTAGTTCAACCCTACCTATAAGCTGACAAGCCATCAAAATTCCAAATATCTAGGAATTCGGAATCAGTATTACACTCCTCGCAGAAGAATTATGCTGAACAATAGAAAGTAAAAAATAAGTCTCTACAAAAAATAGGTGAAATATACCTTAAAACAATCAAAAACTGGCTATTCCTAGATCGTTTCGTGCGGCATCTTCAATTTGGTTCCACAGAGATACCTGATCAGGATCGCGGTCAATAGTTAGTGCTGAAAACGTATAATCAGCAACTAATAAATGATATTTATCTGAGTTTACTTCTGCTATTTCTTGAGCTGAGTCATGAATCTTATCCCATAAGTCATATTGGTTGGGAATATTGATTCTTTCTCTAGCATGATTTCCAATACTGCGTATGTAATCCATATTCTCTCGGAATTCTATTGGATTAGCTACTGGATTAGCTGCCTCAGTCGCAGCTTCAGGATCAAAAGCATATGAAGGCTGAGAGGTAATACTAATGCTTGAAGCAGCTATGCTGAACGCTAATAGAGCAGATGTTGTTAATTTCATCGCAAAATACAGTAATACCTCTACGCTGAATTAATTTCAAGAATATGAATATTGTAATTGAGGATGAACTGGAAAAATATTAAGCAAAACTATTGACGAATACCTCGTCCAAATAACTCCATCACATTTCCGACAACCCCAGTACCAACGACTCCCTCATCATCCACAGGAATAAAGTACCTAGCATCCCACCGTATGCGTTCATACTGGCATCCTGCCTGCTCAAGGAGCTTGGCAGTGGCATCACTAATTTTGCCGGTCACTTCAATTCGGCACTGCTGCTCTACCATGGATCGCTTTAGCACATATCCACTCCCAAGAGGAATCTGACTACCATCATGGAGCACAGCGTTATACACCTCGGCTGGAGTTAGCGAGATATCAGCACTAACCCCCATGGCTTTACTGATTTCCTCTACTGATTCTGGGGCTATCATCCGGCCCAGGACCCGCTCACCGTTAGTAAGCTCAATCTTATAGACTGTAGGGTCTTCCTGGCTCATCGTGTCCCAGACAGGAAGGAGCAAACCTGATACCAGGTACCCTTTGGATTCTGTATGGGTGGGTAGCTTTGCTACTTGAGCGTCCCATGCCTGCTTCCATTCATCGATCAATACCTTTCGCCAGTTTGAGGCTTCAAAAGTATCGACTCGGCTCATCAACGTAGTGTTGGGCCGTAATAAACCAACTCGTTCTTCAAGAACGCCATTCTTATTGGTAACCGGTCTTGCCTTGATACGGACAGCCGCATTCTTTGATTCTGCATTTTGGTATAACCGTTCATACCAGTCATCTGGATAGTCTTTTTTTACCTGGGTAAGCGCTGCATCTGAGGAGAGAATAGAGACTTTTGTTTTTACATCCAGCTCTAAACAGGTGGTTGTACTTTCTGTCGTTGGATGAGTGTAGAGCAGCGTATTGCCCACCAGGGTAAAGGTGCTATCCCGCAGGGCTTTTACGCCCTTATCGTACTTCCCGCTTTCTTTGGCAGCTTCGATAGCCCCCATATGCAGGGCTTCAAATTCACCAAAGATAAAATTCTGTTTTTCAATCGGCAATGCCAACATCCGGTTTAGGAACCGTGACATCGGTGGCATATCAGCTTTTATAGCCCCTTCCCTGGTTTTAAGAGCCAGTCCTGTAATGTCCTCAAATTCAGCACAGCTCATCCCTTCTATCCGGTTCTGGGCCATCCGGTTGTAGAAGAGGGAAAGGGCATACTTGGCGTAATCGGATTCAAGGTTATTTTCTGCGGTAAAGACGCCCTGCCCC is a genomic window containing:
- a CDS encoding pentapeptide repeat-containing protein, with amino-acid sequence MSCSLMMFLNWRRRLKHRKNCNERHHNSIEKISYGLYQNRLLLERPGDANSDWKIAEEISKSFIKRILFAGNQPLIKLEKKILEPMLMWANNLALLELLSLVGNIGLIIAVGMYIASEKQRRDTEVLTAWQTISNAHGQPGDAGRIDALEFLNASPRNSKYKYSGANWRRRAICLWICTWKRESLAGIDLSVDPMDMSELDIQNSVFSEIESNDDIRRVLLNEVQLPEAYLWRANLQGVDLAEANLQNADLREANLKNASLWGINLHEAYLVEANLQGVIMDGAIMDGANLQDADLTGANLQKAKLLNPEQLKQAKLCRTKLPPKFSLDPNRDCQE